One Streptomyces sp. NBC_00554 DNA segment encodes these proteins:
- a CDS encoding SelT/SelW/SelH family protein has protein sequence MNTKPPEDPANTHRVQIEYCTQCRWLPRASWLAQELLTTFETELTELALKPGTGGVFVVRVDDEVVWDRREQGFPEPTAVKRLVRDRVAPEKSLGHSEK, from the coding sequence ATGAACACGAAGCCCCCGGAGGACCCGGCGAACACCCATCGCGTCCAGATCGAGTACTGCACTCAATGCCGCTGGCTGCCCCGCGCCTCCTGGCTCGCGCAGGAACTCCTCACCACCTTCGAGACCGAGCTGACGGAACTCGCCCTCAAGCCCGGCACCGGCGGCGTCTTCGTCGTACGCGTGGACGACGAGGTCGTCTGGGACCGCCGCGAGCAGGGCTTCCCGGAGCCGACCGCCGTGAAGCGCCTCGTACGCGACCGAGTGGCCCCGGAAAAGTCCCTGGGCCACTCGGAGAAGTGA
- a CDS encoding IucA/IucC family protein: MHRPPMPEAEAALADELSVARPGLSAPYAAALPGARAAVLTRLWRALVYEPMPWVARRETGRDGLTLHLADGRRLHGPHADPYATASYVTELRLDGTPHDRPERLVLALAVPHAAAFAAELGDSVASLALSRASQPVSDREPVTGWEWEQRIVDGHPYHPSCRSRPGFSAAEQLAYGPEHRPLVDLGLVASDDCLVTGEWPKWLRDGERVLIPVHPWQVAHVLDEPVQEGFAAHPLMSLRTLALPDGPHIKTALSARLTSSVRDISVYSIETAATVSAFMETITERLDVPLHITRTLGAATANSPDLAAVLRESPDLYANPGERVVPVAALATTALPQSPAWLAEFTRLALTVCLRLLDLGVALEAHGQNLLVVLSPTGAPLRLVYRDLADIRVSPARLAHHGIPVPDLAGRIVTDDESTLRRKLFGALVGGTLGATAGSTAALRTAMDAVVDDLPHTPDLAALRREPLPTKALTLMRLSPQTPGDIWAQLPNPLLSPAL; the protein is encoded by the coding sequence GTGCACCGTCCCCCCATGCCCGAGGCCGAGGCCGCGCTCGCGGACGAGTTGAGCGTCGCACGGCCCGGTCTGTCGGCACCGTACGCGGCCGCGCTGCCCGGCGCGCGGGCGGCCGTACTGACCCGTCTGTGGCGGGCGCTGGTGTACGAGCCGATGCCCTGGGTCGCGCGCCGTGAGACGGGGCGGGACGGTCTCACGCTGCATCTGGCCGACGGCCGTCGGCTGCACGGGCCGCACGCGGATCCGTACGCGACCGCCTCGTACGTAACGGAGCTGCGGCTCGACGGCACGCCGCACGACCGTCCGGAACGGCTCGTCCTGGCCCTCGCCGTCCCGCACGCGGCCGCCTTCGCGGCCGAACTCGGCGACAGCGTCGCCTCGTTGGCGCTGTCCCGCGCGAGTCAGCCCGTCTCCGACCGTGAGCCGGTCACCGGCTGGGAGTGGGAGCAGCGGATCGTCGACGGGCACCCGTATCACCCCAGCTGCCGTTCGCGGCCCGGGTTCTCGGCGGCCGAGCAGCTCGCGTACGGGCCGGAGCACCGGCCGCTGGTGGACCTCGGACTCGTGGCCTCGGACGACTGTCTCGTCACGGGCGAGTGGCCGAAGTGGCTGCGGGACGGGGAGCGGGTGTTGATCCCGGTTCATCCCTGGCAGGTGGCTCATGTGCTCGACGAACCGGTGCAAGAGGGTTTCGCCGCCCACCCGTTGATGTCTCTGCGCACCCTCGCGCTGCCGGACGGACCGCACATCAAGACCGCGCTGAGCGCCCGGCTCACCTCCTCCGTGCGGGACATCTCGGTGTACTCGATCGAGACGGCCGCGACGGTCTCGGCGTTCATGGAGACGATCACGGAACGTCTGGACGTGCCACTGCACATCACCCGGACCCTGGGCGCCGCCACAGCCAACAGCCCTGATCTGGCGGCGGTGTTGAGGGAGTCCCCGGACCTGTACGCGAACCCCGGTGAGCGGGTCGTCCCGGTGGCCGCCCTCGCCACCACCGCGCTGCCCCAATCCCCGGCCTGGCTGGCCGAGTTCACCCGCCTCGCCCTCACCGTCTGCCTGCGTCTGCTCGACCTGGGCGTGGCTCTGGAGGCACACGGCCAGAACCTCCTCGTGGTCCTCTCCCCCACCGGCGCCCCTCTCCGGCTCGTCTACCGCGACCTGGCCGACATCCGGGTCAGCCCGGCCCGCCTGGCCCACCACGGCATCCCGGTCCCGGATCTCGCCGGACGCATCGTCACGGACGACGAGAGCACCCTGCGGCGCAAACTCTTCGGCGCCCTCGTCGGCGGCACGCTGGGCGCGACGGCGGGCTCGACGGCCGCTCTGCGCACGGCGATGGACGCGGTCGTGGACGATCTGCCGCACACCCCGGATCTGGCGGCCCTCCGCCGCGAACCGCTCCCCACCAAGGCGCTGACCTTGATGCGGCTGTCTCCGCAGACCCCGGGGGACATCTGGGCGCAGCTCCCCAACCCGCTCCTCAGCCCTGCGTTGTGA
- the aceB gene encoding malate synthase A — MSAPAPSSLAIVDAEPLPRQDEVLTDAALAFVAELHRLFTPRRDELLARRAERRAEIARTSTLDFLPETAAIRADDSWKVAPSPAALNDRRVEITGPTDRKMTINALNSGAKVWLADFEDASAPTWENVVIGQVNLADAYTRNIDFTDERTGKSYALKADAELATVVMRPRGWHLNERHLVDADGTPVPGALVDFGLYFFHNAQRLIDLGKGPYFYLPKTESHLEARLWNDVFVFSQDYVGIPQGTVRATVLIETITAAYEMEEILYELRDHASGLNAGRWDYLFSIVKNFRDGGQKFVLPDRNAVTMTAPFMRAYTELLVRTCHKRGAHAIGGMAAFIPSRRDEEVNKVAFEKVKADKDREAGDGFDGSWVAHPDLVPIAMASFDAVLGDKPNQKDRLREDVSVAAGDLIAVDSLDARPTYDGLVNAVQVGIRYIEAWLRGMGAVAIFNLMEDAATAEISRSQIWQWINAGVIFEHDGKAVAATPELAREIAAEELTNIRAEIGEEAFAAGNWQQAHDLLLTVALDEDYADFLTLPAYEQLNG; from the coding sequence ATGTCCGCACCAGCGCCGTCCTCGCTGGCCATCGTCGACGCCGAGCCCCTGCCCCGGCAGGACGAGGTCCTCACCGACGCGGCCCTCGCCTTCGTGGCCGAGCTGCACCGGCTGTTCACGCCCCGGCGTGACGAGCTCCTCGCCCGCCGTGCGGAGCGCCGCGCCGAGATCGCCCGCACCTCCACGCTCGACTTCCTCCCGGAGACCGCCGCCATCCGCGCGGACGACTCCTGGAAGGTGGCCCCCTCCCCGGCGGCCCTGAACGACCGCCGTGTCGAGATCACCGGCCCCACCGACCGCAAGATGACCATCAACGCCCTCAACTCCGGCGCGAAGGTCTGGCTCGCGGACTTCGAGGACGCCTCCGCGCCCACCTGGGAGAACGTGGTGATCGGGCAGGTCAACCTGGCCGACGCGTACACCCGGAACATCGACTTCACGGACGAGCGCACCGGCAAGTCGTACGCGCTCAAGGCGGACGCCGAGCTCGCGACCGTTGTCATGCGGCCGCGCGGCTGGCACCTGAATGAGCGCCACCTCGTCGACGCCGACGGCACTCCCGTGCCGGGCGCGCTCGTCGACTTCGGCCTGTACTTCTTCCACAACGCGCAGCGCCTGATCGATCTCGGCAAGGGCCCGTACTTCTATCTCCCGAAGACGGAGTCCCACCTGGAGGCGCGCCTCTGGAACGACGTCTTCGTCTTCTCGCAGGACTACGTCGGCATCCCGCAGGGCACCGTCCGCGCGACCGTCCTGATCGAGACGATCACGGCGGCGTACGAGATGGAGGAGATCCTCTACGAACTCCGCGACCACGCCTCCGGGTTGAACGCGGGCCGCTGGGACTACCTCTTCTCCATCGTCAAGAACTTCCGTGACGGCGGCCAGAAGTTCGTGCTGCCGGACCGCAACGCGGTCACGATGACAGCCCCGTTCATGCGCGCATACACCGAACTCCTCGTCCGCACCTGCCACAAGCGGGGCGCGCACGCGATCGGCGGCATGGCCGCGTTCATCCCCTCGCGCCGCGACGAAGAGGTCAACAAGGTCGCCTTCGAGAAGGTCAAGGCCGACAAGGACCGTGAGGCGGGCGACGGTTTCGACGGCTCCTGGGTGGCCCACCCGGACCTCGTCCCGATCGCCATGGCCTCCTTCGACGCGGTCCTCGGCGACAAGCCCAACCAGAAGGACCGGCTGCGCGAGGACGTGTCCGTCGCCGCCGGTGACCTGATCGCCGTGGACTCCCTCGACGCCAGGCCGACGTACGACGGCCTGGTCAACGCCGTCCAGGTCGGCATCCGCTACATCGAGGCCTGGCTCCGCGGGATGGGCGCGGTCGCCATCTTCAACCTCATGGAGGACGCGGCCACCGCCGAGATCTCCCGCTCGCAGATCTGGCAGTGGATCAACGCGGGTGTCATCTTCGAGCACGACGGCAAGGCCGTGGCCGCGACGCCCGAGCTGGCCCGCGAGATCGCCGCCGAGGAGCTCACGAACATCCGCGCCGAGATCGGCGAGGAGGCCTTCGCGGCGGGCAACTGGCAGCAGGCGCACGACCTGCTGCTCACGGTCGCCCTCGACGAGGACTACGCGGACTTCCTCACGCTGCCCGCGTACGAGCAGCTCAACGGCTGA
- a CDS encoding HipA family kinase, producing the protein MLRDVTAVRYVTPLRAGGSVPGVVEADDLGTYVVKFTGSAQGRKALVAEVIVGELARALGLRFPELVLVHFDPAIGEHEPHQEVQDLLRASAGLNLGMDYLSGAKDFTPELARTFTVDPLEAGKVIWLDALTVNVDRTVHSSNLMIWPTLGVAPPRLWLIDHGAALVFHHRWDASAPEKAYDFRRHALGGYTPDTRAADAELAPLVTEELLRGITAEVPDAWLAEEPGFATPDEAREAYVSYLLARVKASAQWLPTDFPTREQLAAEDADRAAKTQRGRPNWLKQVPDLHGKPAAEQDWSVHLG; encoded by the coding sequence GTGCTGCGCGACGTGACCGCTGTTCGATACGTGACCCCGCTGAGGGCGGGCGGCTCCGTGCCCGGAGTCGTCGAGGCCGATGACCTGGGGACGTACGTCGTGAAGTTCACGGGCTCCGCGCAGGGCAGGAAGGCGCTGGTCGCCGAGGTGATCGTCGGAGAGCTCGCGCGCGCCCTGGGGCTGCGATTCCCCGAGCTGGTCCTCGTGCACTTCGACCCGGCGATCGGCGAGCACGAGCCGCACCAGGAGGTCCAGGACCTGCTGCGCGCCAGCGCCGGGCTCAACCTCGGCATGGACTACCTGTCGGGCGCGAAGGACTTCACCCCGGAGCTCGCCAGGACCTTCACCGTGGACCCGCTGGAGGCGGGCAAGGTGATCTGGCTGGACGCCCTCACGGTCAACGTCGACCGCACGGTGCACAGCTCGAACCTGATGATCTGGCCCACGCTCGGTGTCGCGCCCCCGCGCCTGTGGCTGATCGACCACGGAGCGGCCCTCGTCTTCCACCACCGTTGGGACGCGTCGGCACCGGAGAAGGCCTACGACTTCCGGCGCCACGCCCTCGGCGGCTACACCCCGGACACCCGCGCGGCGGACGCCGAACTGGCCCCCCTGGTGACCGAGGAACTGCTGCGCGGGATCACCGCGGAGGTCCCCGACGCCTGGCTCGCGGAAGAGCCGGGTTTCGCGACCCCCGACGAGGCGCGTGAGGCGTACGTCAGCTATCTCCTCGCCCGTGTGAAGGCCTCCGCGCAGTGGCTGCCCACCGACTTCCCCACCCGGGAACAACTCGCCGCGGAGGACGCGGACCGCGCGGCGAAGACTCAGCGAGGCCGGCCGAACTGGCTCAAACAGGTCCCCGACCTGCACGGCAAACCGGCGGCGGAACAGGATTGGTCGGTACACCTCGGATGA
- a CDS encoding NTP transferase domain-containing protein: MTENEDQAAGLLLAAGGGRRLGGRPKALLPHRGRPLVEHAVGVLRAGGCTRVHVVLGARADDVREQASLAGCVLVDNPEWEEGMGSSLRAGLDSLAGTGAQAALVSLVDQPGIGPEAVGRVLDAYRGEGTLVSAAYEGVRGHPVLFGAAHWAGIAATATGDRGARAYLKEHAAAITLVECGDVARPYDIDTAEDLVHLE; this comes from the coding sequence ATGACGGAGAACGAAGACCAGGCGGCCGGGCTGCTGCTGGCGGCCGGCGGCGGGCGGCGGCTCGGGGGGCGCCCCAAGGCGCTCCTGCCCCACCGGGGGCGGCCCCTTGTCGAACATGCGGTCGGAGTATTGCGCGCGGGCGGCTGCACCCGCGTCCATGTGGTCCTCGGGGCCCGCGCCGATGACGTACGGGAGCAGGCTTCACTGGCTGGCTGTGTGCTCGTCGACAATCCGGAGTGGGAGGAGGGCATGGGTTCCTCACTGCGGGCGGGGCTCGATTCACTGGCGGGCACGGGGGCGCAAGCCGCGTTGGTGTCGCTCGTGGACCAGCCCGGCATCGGGCCCGAGGCGGTGGGCCGGGTACTTGACGCGTACCGGGGCGAAGGGACGCTCGTTTCGGCCGCCTACGAGGGCGTGCGCGGTCACCCCGTTCTCTTCGGCGCCGCCCACTGGGCGGGCATCGCCGCGACTGCGACCGGGGATCGAGGGGCACGCGCCTATCTGAAGGAGCACGCGGCGGCGATCACGCTCGTCGAGTGCGGAGACGTTGCGCGGCCGTACGACATCGACACGGCGGAGGACCTGGTCCACCTTGAGTGA
- a CDS encoding DUF5955 family protein — translation MLRSLGQRPVTGNDEDPRVAELSTAVSRLRRQLAAHPAEFPDRGIAEDELAALAAMAVSGVPEIPRLRRSLLLVAGAIGSVSALATSLADVRSAVELFGEPPRR, via the coding sequence GTGTTGCGGAGCTTGGGGCAGAGGCCAGTGACCGGCAACGACGAGGACCCGAGGGTGGCGGAACTGAGTACCGCCGTCTCCCGGCTGCGCCGTCAACTCGCCGCGCATCCGGCCGAGTTCCCGGACCGGGGCATCGCCGAGGACGAGCTCGCGGCCCTCGCCGCGATGGCCGTCAGCGGCGTCCCGGAGATCCCGCGCCTGCGTCGCTCCCTGCTCCTTGTCGCGGGTGCGATCGGCTCGGTCAGCGCGCTGGCGACGAGCCTCGCGGATGTCCGCAGCGCCGTGGAGCTGTTCGGGGAACCGCCGCGGCGGTAG
- a CDS encoding VWA domain-containing protein: MITRQRLATGVCALLAALTAGIAYPAGAVADETAEQAAPKVDLVLDVSGSMRATDIDGKSRMAAAKQAFNEVLDATPEEVQLGIRTLGANYPGDDQKTGCKDTAQLYPVGPLDRTEAKTAVATLVPTGWTPIGPALLKAADDLDGGNGSKRIVLISDGEDTCAPLDPCEVAREIAAKGIGLTIDTLGLVPNTKMREQLSCIAEATGGTYTSVEHTDELTDKVNQLVDRAADPVVVPQAVEGAEACAKAPTIESGLYTDREEFAQHRWYRVDVEPGQELRASVSVAADREVSPDYGVLLRAVTLSGREIVRGEAAGTGRTDVISTGLRYPKAESDDENAAAETVCLQVANSFSAAAGVKTTPGLPLELTVDVVDAPDQASDVASFGLGRGWWLLGALVLTGFLAGVLWGWISRLRVAVWRTN, translated from the coding sequence ATGATCACAAGACAACGGCTGGCAACAGGGGTTTGCGCCCTGCTCGCCGCCCTGACGGCCGGAATCGCCTACCCGGCCGGAGCGGTCGCCGACGAAACGGCGGAGCAGGCCGCTCCCAAGGTCGACCTCGTACTGGACGTCAGCGGTTCCATGCGGGCCACCGACATCGACGGCAAGTCGCGAATGGCCGCGGCCAAGCAGGCGTTCAACGAGGTGCTCGACGCGACGCCCGAGGAAGTCCAGCTCGGGATCCGCACACTCGGCGCCAACTACCCCGGCGACGACCAGAAGACGGGATGCAAGGACACCGCACAGCTCTACCCGGTCGGCCCGCTGGACCGGACCGAGGCGAAGACCGCCGTGGCGACGCTCGTCCCCACCGGCTGGACCCCGATCGGACCCGCGCTGCTCAAGGCTGCCGACGACCTCGACGGGGGCAACGGGTCCAAGCGCATCGTCCTCATCAGTGACGGCGAGGACACCTGTGCCCCGCTCGACCCGTGCGAGGTGGCCCGGGAGATCGCGGCCAAGGGGATCGGGCTCACCATCGACACGCTGGGCCTGGTGCCGAACACCAAGATGCGTGAGCAGCTGAGCTGTATCGCCGAGGCCACCGGCGGTACGTACACCTCGGTGGAGCACACCGATGAACTCACCGACAAGGTCAACCAGTTGGTGGACCGCGCCGCCGATCCCGTGGTGGTGCCGCAGGCCGTGGAGGGTGCCGAGGCGTGCGCCAAAGCGCCCACGATCGAGTCGGGCCTCTACACCGACCGTGAGGAGTTCGCGCAGCACCGCTGGTACCGCGTGGACGTCGAGCCGGGCCAGGAGCTGCGCGCCTCGGTGAGTGTCGCGGCGGACCGTGAAGTCAGCCCCGACTACGGGGTGTTGCTGCGGGCCGTCACCCTGAGCGGACGGGAGATCGTCCGCGGTGAGGCGGCGGGCACCGGCCGGACCGATGTCATCTCGACGGGTCTGCGCTATCCGAAGGCCGAGAGCGACGACGAGAACGCCGCCGCCGAGACCGTGTGTCTCCAGGTCGCCAACTCCTTCTCGGCCGCCGCGGGCGTGAAGACCACGCCCGGGCTGCCGCTGGAACTGACGGTCGACGTCGTCGACGCGCCGGACCAGGCGAGCGACGTGGCCTCGTTCGGCCTCGGACGCGGCTGGTGGCTGCTCGGTGCCCTCGTGCTCACCGGCTTCCTCGCGGGTGTGCTGTGGGGCTGGATCTCGCGCCTGCGGGTCGCTGTCTGGAGGACCAACTGA
- a CDS encoding IclR family transcriptional regulator, with protein MPTSSASTTDAAKSSAPSGGVQSLERAFDLLERMADAGGEVGLSELAASSGLPLPTIHRLMRTLVSCGYVRQQPNRRYALGPRLIRLGESAARLLGTWARPYLARLVEETGETANMALLDGDEIVYVAQVPSKHSMRMFTEVGRRVLPHSTGVGKALLAHTPADEVRSLLARTGMPAATEKTITTADGFLTALEEVRRLGYAIDDNEQEIGVRCLAVSVPNSPTAAAISISGPAGRVTEAATEKIVPVLQQVAVELSEALASSGPAV; from the coding sequence GTGCCGACGTCCAGCGCCAGCACCACCGACGCCGCCAAGTCTTCCGCACCCAGCGGTGGCGTCCAGTCCCTTGAGCGCGCCTTCGATCTGCTCGAGCGGATGGCGGACGCCGGGGGCGAGGTCGGCCTGAGCGAGCTCGCCGCGAGCAGCGGGCTGCCGCTGCCCACCATCCACCGCCTCATGCGCACGCTGGTGTCCTGCGGCTACGTACGTCAGCAGCCCAACCGCCGGTACGCCCTCGGCCCCCGCCTGATCCGGCTCGGGGAATCCGCCGCCCGACTCCTCGGCACCTGGGCCCGCCCCTACCTCGCACGCCTCGTCGAGGAGACCGGCGAGACCGCGAACATGGCGCTGCTCGACGGGGACGAGATCGTCTACGTCGCCCAGGTGCCGTCCAAGCACTCGATGCGCATGTTCACCGAGGTGGGCCGCCGGGTGCTGCCGCACTCCACGGGCGTGGGCAAGGCGCTGCTCGCGCACACGCCGGCCGACGAGGTGCGCTCGCTCCTCGCCCGTACCGGCATGCCTGCCGCGACGGAGAAGACGATCACCACGGCGGACGGATTCCTGACCGCGCTGGAAGAGGTGCGCCGGCTCGGCTACGCGATCGACGACAACGAGCAGGAGATCGGCGTCCGCTGCCTCGCGGTGTCCGTGCCCAACTCCCCGACCGCCGCCGCCATTTCGATCTCAGGCCCGGCGGGCCGCGTCACCGAGGCGGCCACCGAGAAGATCGTGCCGGTGCTGCAGCAGGTCGCGGTGGAGCTGTCCGAGGCGCTGGCCAGCTCGGGACCGGCGGTCTGA
- a CDS encoding IucA/IucC family siderophore biosynthesis protein, producing the protein MPPMLPPPPGNDRNGRNDPVDLPKEDEDPEEAADAYAAAPLLNCLLREVGEPAGAPGTYRLRAGGRLMKVRGTRRPTRPELYADNAWHRLTHAELVKLTAEELRAHTGLSNSELPAEMNDSRDAVAAILATRARATPPEDPYLRSEQSLITGHPHHPAPKARGGGPVTGWLPYAPEAYARFPLELLAVREDAVVEEGDTSALDTLGDPPPGYRMLPAHPWQLDLVAARPEIREAFADGRLLRLGRTAHPLWPTAAIRTLYDPEDDLFLKFSLDVRITNDIRRLWRHDLLKVRRTDEATATAFAAIPGPAAWLSDRGYRTADFAFEELAVMVRDGLHAHLVPGATPLLTAALVEGFDGSPLDRLTDPSAWWAAYLRQVVPPVLDAFARYGVVVEAHVQNTVMAVDADGMPVQALFRDAEGVKLLPEVTRAAGWERLVYCLVVNHLAELAALLAERHPTADLWPAVRRELTRYDTEHGLPEIADLLTSPTLPGKTNLLLRWTGADGADARYVPLPSPLARG; encoded by the coding sequence ATGCCCCCCATGCTCCCCCCGCCCCCTGGGAACGACCGGAACGGCCGGAACGACCCGGTCGACCTTCCCAAGGAAGACGAAGACCCGGAAGAAGCCGCCGACGCGTACGCCGCCGCTCCGCTGCTCAATTGCCTGCTGCGGGAGGTGGGCGAGCCCGCCGGGGCCCCCGGCACCTACCGGCTCCGCGCCGGCGGACGCCTGATGAAGGTCCGCGGCACGCGCCGACCGACGCGTCCCGAGCTGTACGCCGACAACGCCTGGCACCGGCTCACCCACGCCGAGCTGGTCAAACTCACGGCAGAGGAACTCCGAGCCCACACCGGCCTGTCCAACTCCGAGCTGCCCGCCGAGATGAATGACAGCCGGGACGCGGTCGCCGCGATCCTCGCCACGCGCGCTCGCGCCACGCCACCGGAGGATCCGTACCTGCGCTCCGAACAGTCCCTGATCACCGGGCACCCGCACCACCCGGCCCCCAAGGCCCGCGGCGGCGGCCCGGTCACCGGCTGGCTGCCCTACGCGCCCGAGGCGTACGCCCGCTTCCCGCTTGAACTGCTCGCGGTGCGCGAGGACGCGGTCGTCGAGGAGGGCGACACGTCGGCCCTCGACACCCTCGGGGACCCGCCGCCCGGCTACCGGATGCTCCCTGCTCACCCCTGGCAGCTCGACCTGGTCGCCGCCCGCCCGGAGATCCGGGAGGCCTTCGCGGACGGCCGGCTCCTGCGACTGGGGCGCACCGCACATCCGCTGTGGCCCACGGCCGCCATCCGCACGCTGTACGACCCCGAGGACGACCTCTTCCTCAAGTTCAGCCTCGATGTGCGCATCACCAACGACATCCGCCGGCTGTGGCGGCACGACCTGCTGAAAGTCCGCCGCACCGACGAGGCGACCGCGACGGCCTTCGCGGCCATCCCCGGCCCGGCCGCCTGGCTGAGCGACCGCGGCTACCGCACCGCCGACTTCGCCTTCGAGGAACTCGCCGTGATGGTCCGCGACGGACTGCACGCCCACCTCGTTCCCGGCGCGACCCCACTCCTCACGGCCGCCCTCGTGGAGGGCTTCGACGGCAGCCCCCTCGACCGGCTCACCGACCCCTCCGCCTGGTGGGCGGCGTACCTGCGCCAGGTCGTGCCCCCGGTCCTCGACGCCTTCGCGCGGTACGGAGTGGTCGTCGAGGCGCATGTCCAGAACACGGTGATGGCCGTCGACGCAGACGGAATGCCCGTACAGGCACTCTTCCGGGACGCGGAAGGCGTGAAGCTCCTGCCCGAGGTGACGCGGGCGGCAGGCTGGGAACGGCTCGTGTACTGCCTGGTCGTCAACCACCTCGCCGAACTGGCCGCACTCCTCGCCGAACGCCACCCGACAGCGGACCTGTGGCCCGCCGTACGACGGGAGTTGACCCGCTACGACACGGAGCACGGCCTCCCCGAGATCGCGGACCTGCTCACCTCACCCACCCTCCCCGGCAAGACGAACCTCCTGCTGCGATGGACGGGGGCCGACGGGGCGGACGCCCGCTATGTGCCGCTCCCCAGCCCGCTGGCCCGCGGATAA
- a CDS encoding winged helix-turn-helix transcriptional regulator — translation MSPRRSYDQYCSAARALDAVGDRWTLLIVRELLGGPRRYTDLHADLPGVSTDVLASRLKDMERDGLTTRRRLPPPGAAYVYELTSRGCELLPVLQALGEWGAAELGDRRPTDAVRAHWFALPLLRGLEGDGLVEVRLDEGEFHVWLGGEGGPVYGDGPAREEPDVRLSLDTGTCEAVSRGDLSLLDGVRAGRVAVAGEGTLAKGLREG, via the coding sequence ATGTCACCTCGCCGAAGCTACGACCAGTACTGTTCCGCTGCCCGCGCGCTCGACGCCGTCGGTGACCGCTGGACCCTCCTGATCGTCCGCGAACTCCTCGGCGGACCGCGCCGCTACACGGACCTGCACGCGGATCTGCCGGGCGTGAGCACGGACGTCCTCGCCTCCCGGCTCAAGGACATGGAGCGGGACGGGCTGACGACTCGGCGGCGTCTTCCGCCGCCCGGTGCGGCGTACGTGTACGAACTCACCTCGCGTGGATGCGAGTTGCTTCCCGTGCTGCAGGCGCTCGGGGAGTGGGGCGCGGCCGAGCTGGGGGACCGGCGGCCGACGGATGCCGTACGGGCGCACTGGTTCGCGTTGCCGCTGCTGCGGGGTCTTGAGGGGGACGGGCTGGTGGAAGTCCGCCTGGACGAGGGGGAGTTCCATGTGTGGCTGGGGGGTGAGGGTGGGCCCGTGTACGGGGACGGTCCCGCCCGGGAGGAGCCGGACGTCCGGTTGTCGCTCGATACGGGGACGTGCGAGGCCGTAAGCCGTGGAGACTTGAGCCTGCTGGACGGGGTGCGCGCGGGGCGTGTCGCGGTGGCGGGCGAGGGCACGCTGGCGAAGGGGCTGCGGGAGGGGTGA